GCGTCAGCTCGCGCCACGCCCGGCGTGTCCGGCTTGGGAACAGCCGGCGGGGGCGTGGAGTCCAGGCCCGGGAAATCCGGCGTATGGCGGACCGGCAAAGCCGGCTCAGGCGCGGGTTCCTGGGTCGCCGACAGACGAGGAGCGGCGGCGAACAACAGCGTTAGAACGACGGGGGTAATCAACCTCAGCCTGAGCATTCGGTGAAACGGCATACTCACAAGATGCCAGAGCAACTGGAAACCGCAAGCTCACAAGCCTGGGTTGAAGTGGCACACTCCAGCCCCGGCGGCACCACCAGGCGTCCTAATTGCTGAGTGCCATAACTGATTAGGGGACGGCGTGAGAGCGGCACCATGACGGCCACTGGACGGCCACTGGACGGCCGGGACCAAATTTGGGCCCCGGGCCATCGGCGGCTGGAGGGCGGGTTGTCCGGCCTGCTTCTGAGGGGCAGGAGGCTGACAGTATGATGCTTCTGAACACGCACCTGAACTCTAGCGCGGGAGGTAGCGGGTATATAGACACCAAATGTGGCTACCTTTTTTGGTTCATCACGGGTTTCCGGGGACTGCCAACGGTGGTTTGCACCCGCACGACTCGGATGGCCTCCCGACTTTCACCACCCCAACACTGTCCAAATTTAGGACAGTGATCCTGCCTGTCAGCCTTCTTGAGTCCCCGCTGGTCCCTGCGCCTTTGGCTTGTGATTACGGGGTCTAACCTGTGCGGCTACGGTGTGGTTCCCATGGGGGTCGGCCCCCATGGGAACCACACCGTAGCCTGACCGTACGGACAAGCCATCCTCCAGCCAGCCGCAAGCCAACGCCGGTGTGCGGGCCAACGCAGCAGTGCAAACGCCCGTCCGGCGTTGGCGCAGGCGGCAAGATGGGGAAGTCCGAGAAGGCAGATTGCCATCGGTATTCCCCGGCAATCCGCGAAGAATCCCTTTTTTGGCTAGAGTCAGGAGTTCTGAGCCTGGGGTATGTGGAGTCACCAGAAGATGCGCAAGCCGGTGGTCCACGCCCAGCCGGAGTATTCCCCTCCGTCATTGGCTCTGTCGCGCATGTGAGAATATTGCACGCCGGTTTGCACCTTGAGCTTGTGCCCGTATAAGAAGTAGTTCAGGCCGAGGTAAATCTCGTTGTAATCGTCCCCGGGGTCTTCAACAATGGTGTTTTCATACAGGGCCAGGCGCACACCGTTATCGCCGTCGCTCCTGACGTAAGAGCAGCGCACAACTACCTGCAGTTGGTCTGTGATGTTGTAAAACGGCAGCAGTTCAGCGCCCCAGAGGTTACTTTGATCGAAGCAGCCAATCCCGCCGGAGACGTCCGCACGAAATCCCCATTTGCCCGTGTCATATCTGAAATTCAAAGAGCTGACGTGCTGCAGAGCAGGGGTCCAATCGCTGTCACTGTCCGGCTCCTGATAAACGTAATTGACCGCAAGCAATGCCTGTTCTGAATTGAGCTGCGTCGCGAAGTCGTAGCCCACGGTGCCGAGGAAGAAGACCCCGCCATTAAACTCGCCGAACAACCGGTCTTGAGCCCCGGCTGAGTAGGTGCCGGCAAAGTAGCGCCAGTCGCCGGGTTTGCCCGAGACGCTCATCCCGGGAAAGTACTCGTTTCGGAACCAGATATTATGGGCGAGATTGCCGCGATCGATTGTGATCAGCTCCCTTGAAGAGGTGGAACCCGACAGGGTGAACGGCGCGCTGTGCTTCCCGAGGGTTACGATCAGCTCGTCTGTTCGGCTCCAGGCCAGGTACATGTGCGTCAGTCTTCGAAACGCCGGCTCTGGCTCCTGCGGATTGAGATCGGCCTCGCCGTGCAGCGTGAAATTCTCGAAGAGCCGCGCCCTAGCTCCTGCGCGAAACCGGCGGATGTTCACCTCATCCTCGTCCCCTTGATCGGAATTGATCAACGAGTAATCCAGCTGGAAGCGCCCGGTGAACTGAAACCTTTGGATAACCGGATTCTCTTGGTTGTGGTACCAATCCGCGTAACTCCAAATCCGGTCATAGACCGATAACTCCGCCTCCGCTTTGGCAGCTTCCTGGCCAAGGAGTTCCGGGCAGGGGCTCACCGCAAACGGCAGTAGCACCACGCGCATTCTTAAACTCCATACCAGCTTCCTAGTTAATGGACGTCGTTCACATCGGTTGCCTGTCGCACTGCTAGCGGAGGGGGTGACAATCCGGTTGCGGAGGGGTGACATCTTCGTGATACCGATCCATGGAAACCAAGGAGCAACGGGCAACTTCCTGTCAATGACGCTGCGGCCATTCGGCCGCCGGTTGGGTTGCCCTTCCACGAGGCAGCAGGCCCATCGGTCAGCACCCATTGAACAGCTGCGTGTTTCTCTGGCGCGAACTGACGCTCGCGGTTACAGGATTAAGGGAACCGGACACGATAAAAGGCGGCTTGCGGCAGCGGGGAGGAGTCGGTGAAGGCAGCCGTCCCGTCCTGGCCGACGATGGCTGAGCCCAAAGTGGTCCAGTTGCCGCCCAAAACGCTCGCGCGCTGGACCGTGCAGCGGGTGCCGACGATGCTGGTGAAGTGGACGTGAACCTGGGTCGGGGTCCGGACGGGCGGGAACAGGACGATGTCGCCGGGGGCGGGCACAGTGTAGAAGACCCGCAAGCGCGGGCGGTCGCGCTGGGAGTCGGCTTCGGCGCTGGCAAAGCCCCAGGCATCGGAGCCGTTGGGCCAGGGAAGGATGGCCCAGCCAAAGTTGGTGGTGGAACCATGGACCCAGGATTGAACGTCGGCGGTCAGGTCGAAAGAATGATAAGCGGCCTGAACATTGGGGGCGAGGTCCGGGCTGCCGGCGGCGGCAGAGGGAATGCCGGCAGCTTCGATGCCATCGGTCTGGATGCCGTTCCCCCACCAATTCCAGGTGGAAGTGGAATCCTGCCAGGGTTGCAGGAGCCGGAAGAACTGGCCGCCGTCACCGTGCGCATCAGCGACTGAACTGGAGACTTCGAGCCGGGCGGCATCAATGCGGGCGCCGGGCGGAACCTGGCCGGGGCCGGTGCCGACCGCATCGGCAAACCAAATCAGCATCTCGGAGGCATCGGACTCCGCCCAATCATTGTAGATGCCGGTGGCGGTGGCGTAGGTGGTATTGGGATTACCCTGGCGGATGCGGGTGTCCTGGGCGCCGCTGTAGCCGTCCACCCCCTGGCGGAAGCCGGCAACAGCCGCGCCGGCCGGGAGCCAGAGCACTTCCAGGAGCGGCCGCTGCGCCAGGTCGTGAGGCCACTCGCAGGCGGCGAACGCGGTGCCATCGGTGCGGGGTTGGGCGGCCGCCGGGGGCAGCCAGCCGGGCATGAGCCAGCCGTAGTTCGGCTCCCCGCCGTTGACCCAGGCTTCGACATCGGCGGTGACGCCCATGCTGATGGTGCCGGTGCCCGTGCCTCCCTCACCGCCCGTCAGCCCGAGGAACGAGTCGTAGCTGCTGCGGGCGTGAACGTCATTGGGCTGGAACCCGCCGCTGCCGTCGCCGGCGTTGTTCCAAGTGACGGAGTTCGGATTCCAGGACACGAGCATGCGATAAAGGGGGCTGCCATCGCCAGGCGAGTTGCCGATGTCCGGGGAAATGTTGAGGTGCAGTTCGGCGCTGACAATGACCGCGTTGGTGGGGATCCGCCCGAGCGCATCGCCCGCGAGGTTGCTGAAGCGAAGCAGGGCCTGGGTGCCTTCCTGCGTCGCGTCAGGGGCGGGCGCGTCCATCCAGATAGCGTAGTTGTCACCGTGGCCGATTGTGAGAGATGCATTGGACTCGGCGGCACTGAGCTCGGTGTCGGCGGCGCTGGTGTAAAGGCCGTAACCATGATCCCACCCCTGCTGGAAGCGGCTGACACGGAGCAAGCCGAGGCTGACGCTGGTGCTGCCGGCGGCGGTGATGCCATCGGGCTTGCGGAGCACCAGGCTGATGGAGCGCTGGGCCAGGGAGGGATTGCCGCTGATATTGCTGAAGGTGACAGCACGCAGGAGGGCCTGCACGGCTGCCGGGGTGGCGTCGCCGTTGAAGGTGACAACCAGCGGCGTAGCGCCGGCTCCGCCGGCGAAAGCGCCGATGACCGTACCCTCGTAGGTAACCGTGTCGCCGGATACGCCGATCTGGCCGGCGCCGGTGCCTACGTTGCGGATGGCCAGGCGATCATCCGCGGTGGCGTTGGCAGCAAGCATGACAGTGAGAGACGCGCCACCGTAGCTGGGCGTGGCCGGGTCAACCAGGGTGGCCTGGCCGTCGAGCCCGATGCCGGGCATGCCAATGCCGTAGGCGACCTGATTGGACGTCCAGGTCAACCGGGGTTCATTGTCGAGATTGACCACGGAGAGCGGAGGAAGCGCTCGGGCATGGTAGTTCGAGTCGGTGGAGCTGACCGTAAGGGAAACGGAGTACCGAATGTCCCCGTCCAGTACTGCGTCGTCCACACCCGTGATGGCGACGGTGTGGGGCACATGCCAATCATTGGTGGTAAAGGTGAGGCTGGCCGGGGAGACGGCGCCTTCGGCCAGGTCGCTCGAAACCAGCGCAATGGAAACGTCCGCGGTGGGCGCGGTGTCCAGCATGAGGCTGCAGGTCACCCCGGCGCCGTCTTCCACGGTGACCAGGTTCTGGGAGGGCGAGATCGCCACGCCCGGCCGCAGCGCGGGCACGTAGACGAAGGAAACAATCGGCTCCCAGGCGTTGGGCGTTTGCAGGCCGTTCTTGGGGGTGTCCCGCGACTGGATCTCCCAGCCGTCGCCGTTGGCGTTGACCTGGCAACTAACGATATTGTCGAGGTTATAGGTGAGGCCGCCTTCGGCGGAGATGAGCAGCACCCCTTCCTCGGGTGTGCGCCCGGTGATCTTGAGCTCCCAGCGGCCCGTGTCGAGCGGTGTGACGGTAAAGAGGGGCGCGGCGCCGCTGTACATGTCTATGGTGCCATCAGCCAGGAAGCGCCCGGAGACTACGGCGGTTTCCGTTCGGGGAACGTAGACGAAGGCAAAGGGGTCCTGCTCGTAGTCGCCGGCGGTGTAGGCGGAGTTGTCTTTGACGAAGACATTCCAGGTGCCGTTGTTGCTGTTGACCTGCGACAGGGCGAAGTTGGCTTCGTTTCTGGCGTGGTTGACAAGCAGGACGCCGTCGGTGCGCGAGTCAATGCCCAGGCTGGTCAGATCCACAACCGCCCGGCCGCTCGCCTCGCTGGTGACGTGGGTGCCGAGGGCCAGGCCCGGAGAGCCGGTGAAGAGGTTCCATACACCGCCATTGGTGCCACCGTCATTGCGGACAACGCCGCCGAGCCACTTCGAATAGGGGAACCACGCCCCCGCCGCGTTTACGTTATATTCGTAGCCGAACGCGCTGCCAGTGGCCCCATTCGTGTTTGGCGAGGCGAAGGTGCAAATGCGGTAGCTGCCATCGGTGTTAATCTCGATGGCGCTGGTGCAAAACAGATTGGTGCCGTAGTTGTTGCGCCCGTTCTCCGTCACGCAGCTCAGCAGCACGCCGTGGCCGGGATTTTGGGTGCCATCGGGACCGGCCTGCACGCAATAGTCCCCGCGGTCGAAAGAACCGGTCCGGAAGTCGTTGACCGAGAAGCTCCGGGTTACGAGGCAATTGGTGTTCTCGTCCTCGCCGCTGAAATCTGGTATCTGCGACACTTCGAGCAGGCCGGCGGCGACGTCGTGCCGCACGTCAACCTCCGTGGCGGTGGTGAACGCCCAGGTCGGGCTGGTCACGGTGGTGTTCGACTCGTCCGTGACCGTCACATACCACTCGTAGGTGTGATACGGCAGCAACTCGGACCAGACGAAACTCGCCAACGCGTCCGACGCCACGCCGGATTCGGTGTGCAGCTCGACAAAGCTCTCGCCGGAGGGGGCGGAAGGCGGCATCGTGTAGGGGAAGAAGAACTCGCTGTCTTCGTCGGTCTCGTATTCGCCGGTCCAGGGCGAGTAGGTCTGGACCACGACAACGCTGTTGCTGGGGGAGAACTCCATGAGACGCATCAGCCCGTGGCCGCCTTTGCTCCGGCACTGGTAATCCGAGATGAGCGTATAGGTGGTGTTGCCGTTGTAGGTGTCCGTGCGCGAGCCTTCGCCCTCACCGGTGGTGCCGCAGACGTGGCCACCGAGCAGCAGAAACAGGTTGGTGTTGGCCTTGAGGGCATTGTAGATGGCCGTGCCCTGGGCGCTGAAGCTGCTGGGCGTGGCGGCGGTGCCCATGTAGTGGGTGACGGCGATGACGCGGCGGTGGGCGTTGGTAGCCAGCACCTGGTTGGCCCACGCCAGCAGTGCCGCCGGCGGCGAGGGGTCGTACTCGAAGTAGAGCACCACGAAGTCCAGCCCCCCCGAGCTGAAGAAGTCGAAGTGGTTGTTGTTGTTGGTGCCGTAATGGCCGGCGTAATACTCGCGCCCGGTGAAATGCGGCACGCCGAAGTATTTGTTGTAGTTGGTGGTCGTCCCGGTGACCGTGCTGATCGGTGACTGCTCGTGGTTGCCCACCGCCACGCCGTAGGCCATGCCGTCGGGAAGCTCGGTGCGCACGGAGTTCTCCAGGCGGTACATCGCGTTGGTGGCGTTATACCATTGCGAGATATAGGAGGGAGTGTCCCCGTTGTTCACGAGGTCCCCGAGCTGGGTCACATAAGTGATGTTGCGCGACACCCGGTTCGAGATCGCCCATTCGGTCTGCGCGATCATCATCTCCTTGGTCCCGCCGTTGTTTTCCGCCGCGTAATTCTGGGTGTCCGGCATCACTACCATGGTGAAATCGGGCGCAGGGCTCTTCGCCAGCCGGCCGTAATACCGGACGGTGAGATTGGTGCTGCCGGGCTCGGAGACGCGGACCTTAAGCGGCGGGGCGTGACCGACGTTGGCGGTGTTGCTCGCGGGGAAGATTAGCGTCGGAGCTGCGGGGGCGGACACACCGGCCATTGTTCCGATGAGGAGAGCCAGCTTCAGAGGAGCAAGGTGCTTCATAAAACAACTCTGTAATTGCAGGCAGCCGAGGAAACGCGTGCCGGGAGACGAAGGGGATGGACAAGAACCCGTCCCGCCACGGAATCCAGTTTTTTGATGGCATACCACTGCGCATGCAGTAATGGGGAAGTCAATTCTGCACAGGTGACATAATACCCAGGAGAGCGGGGTTGTAAAGCTGAAATAAGCCTGGAATCAGCTCTAGGTAGAGTAGGCGAAGTGGCAGGAGGCGGATTGAACTGATCGTAGTTGTCGGTTCCGCGCTACCACTTCGCCTACTCTACCGTCGCCAGGCCGCGAATTGCGTGCTTGCGGTTGCTCAGAACCTTGGTGTATTTGTATCTCAGTGAGCTTGAACATGGACTGGTTCCATTGCTCGGCGTTGCCCTGTGATTCAAAGGCCAACACTGTCGCAAGTGTCAAGCTCCTGAAGCAATACAGTCTTAAGTTGATGGAAATCAACGTGCCCGCGTGGCGGAATTGGCAGACGCGCTAGATTCAGGTAAAATTCCTTAGCTCTTTCAGACGGTTTTCCACGGTTTCTTTCAAAGCGGGTTCATCCTTGCTGGCATTGCCTGAAAATGAGTTTTGCCGCGTCGCGCCACGATGGTCTGGGAAGTTCAAAGACTAGCACAAAAAGTAGCACAGCCTCAAAATCGGTCATTTAAGCCTCTCAGAGCTTGTCCCCCACCTTGGCCCCATCCCGACGCGGAAACGTCGCTCCTACGCCACGCTAGACGCATTCCCGGCCAAACCAGTTGCTTAACGGATTTGCGAAGTAGCGCAAGACGGCGGGGAAATAGTCGCGTCAAAACCCCTTTGCCCCTCGCCTGCATATTTGATACCCTTCGGGCCGATGGATTAACGAAACGACCAGAAAATAAAACCACAATAAATTTAGCGTAGCATCGGCTACGGTCTCACGCGAAACCTAGGAAATTTCATTGTAGGAGACTGCCCCGAAGCTCGCACCAAACGGTGCGGGCTTGGCAATCCTTCCTACATGGCTCCCTAGGGCCACGCGTGAGGGTGCGTCAGGTTCCGCACCCTTTTGTTTCCGCAGTCGCCGCCGCGCAAATTAAAAACAGAACGGAAACAAAATGAAAAAACAACTACATCTACTCATTTCCCTTGCCACTCTGGCAGGGATGGTCACAACGGCACAGGGGCAGGCGTTTATCACCAACGGACTCCTTTCCTATTATCCATTCCACGGAAATGCAAACGACATGGTCGGGACCAACAACGGCATCGTGGTAGGAGCGACCTTGACGGCCAACCGTTTTGGAATGCCCAATGCCGCATATCGGTTCGACGGTTCGACATCTTACA
This DNA window, taken from Candidatus Paceibacterota bacterium, encodes the following:
- a CDS encoding DNRLRE domain-containing protein, whose product is MKHLAPLKLALLIGTMAGVSAPAAPTLIFPASNTANVGHAPPLKVRVSEPGSTNLTVRYYGRLAKSPAPDFTMVVMPDTQNYAAENNGGTKEMMIAQTEWAISNRVSRNITYVTQLGDLVNNGDTPSYISQWYNATNAMYRLENSVRTELPDGMAYGVAVGNHEQSPISTVTGTTTNYNKYFGVPHFTGREYYAGHYGTNNNNHFDFFSSGGLDFVVLYFEYDPSPPAALLAWANQVLATNAHRRVIAVTHYMGTAATPSSFSAQGTAIYNALKANTNLFLLLGGHVCGTTGEGEGSRTDTYNGNTTYTLISDYQCRSKGGHGLMRLMEFSPSNSVVVVQTYSPWTGEYETDEDSEFFFPYTMPPSAPSGESFVELHTESGVASDALASFVWSELLPYHTYEWYVTVTDESNTTVTSPTWAFTTATEVDVRHDVAAGLLEVSQIPDFSGEDENTNCLVTRSFSVNDFRTGSFDRGDYCVQAGPDGTQNPGHGVLLSCVTENGRNNYGTNLFCTSAIEINTDGSYRICTFASPNTNGATGSAFGYEYNVNAAGAWFPYSKWLGGVVRNDGGTNGGVWNLFTGSPGLALGTHVTSEASGRAVVDLTSLGIDSRTDGVLLVNHARNEANFALSQVNSNNGTWNVFVKDNSAYTAGDYEQDPFAFVYVPRTETAVVSGRFLADGTIDMYSGAAPLFTVTPLDTGRWELKITGRTPEEGVLLISAEGGLTYNLDNIVSCQVNANGDGWEIQSRDTPKNGLQTPNAWEPIVSFVYVPALRPGVAISPSQNLVTVEDGAGVTCSLMLDTAPTADVSIALVSSDLAEGAVSPASLTFTTNDWHVPHTVAITGVDDAVLDGDIRYSVSLTVSSTDSNYHARALPPLSVVNLDNEPRLTWTSNQVAYGIGMPGIGLDGQATLVDPATPSYGGASLTVMLAANATADDRLAIRNVGTGAGQIGVSGDTVTYEGTVIGAFAGGAGATPLVVTFNGDATPAAVQALLRAVTFSNISGNPSLAQRSISLVLRKPDGITAAGSTSVSLGLLRVSRFQQGWDHGYGLYTSAADTELSAAESNASLTIGHGDNYAIWMDAPAPDATQEGTQALLRFSNLAGDALGRIPTNAVIVSAELHLNISPDIGNSPGDGSPLYRMLVSWNPNSVTWNNAGDGSGGFQPNDVHARSSYDSFLGLTGGEGGTGTGTISMGVTADVEAWVNGGEPNYGWLMPGWLPPAAAQPRTDGTAFAACEWPHDLAQRPLLEVLWLPAGAAVAGFRQGVDGYSGAQDTRIRQGNPNTTYATATGIYNDWAESDASEMLIWFADAVGTGPGQVPPGARIDAARLEVSSSVADAHGDGGQFFRLLQPWQDSTSTWNWWGNGIQTDGIEAAGIPSAAAGSPDLAPNVQAAYHSFDLTADVQSWVHGSTTNFGWAILPWPNGSDAWGFASAEADSQRDRPRLRVFYTVPAPGDIVLFPPVRTPTQVHVHFTSIVGTRCTVQRASVLGGNWTTLGSAIVGQDGTAAFTDSSPLPQAAFYRVRFP
- a CDS encoding porin; translated protein: MLLPFAVSPCPELLGQEAAKAEAELSVYDRIWSYADWYHNQENPVIQRFQFTGRFQLDYSLINSDQGDEDEVNIRRFRAGARARLFENFTLHGEADLNPQEPEPAFRRLTHMYLAWSRTDELIVTLGKHSAPFTLSGSTSSRELITIDRGNLAHNIWFRNEYFPGMSVSGKPGDWRYFAGTYSAGAQDRLFGEFNGGVFFLGTVGYDFATQLNSEQALLAVNYVYQEPDSDSDWTPALQHVSSLNFRYDTGKWGFRADVSGGIGCFDQSNLWGAELLPFYNITDQLQVVVRCSYVRSDGDNGVRLALYENTIVEDPGDDYNEIYLGLNYFLYGHKLKVQTGVQYSHMRDRANDGGEYSGWAWTTGLRIFW